The sequence atgatgcatttattaatttagtatttatttatattaattaatttattattaatgttatttatttatttctccaaTGGTTTTTCATAAAGAACTCAATGTTTATAGCGTCAGGCCGCTAGTGGCGCGCGTGTTCGTGACGTCACCGGAAGAGCCgctctgtgtgttttgtgttccTCAACAGCAGTGCGAAACTTCTCCATTTCTGTcggttttaaatgtttatttcccttaattttgtgtttttctcgTAACGGATGTCGCGCTGATGTGATATAGATGTGTTTCTCGTGTGAGGTTTGGATTATTCCCGGGTGTTTTCTTCTTTGTGATGATGTGGTGACGATCAGGTGAGAATCTGTTTCATAAAACTAGCTAACGATAGCGTTATTTGTTTCGTTTTTGATCAGATTTCGTTCCTTTATAGATTTATTGCCTGTAGAGGTGTTTTATAATCGCTGTTTTGAGTAATCGAGGAAGGCAGGAGAGAGAGATCAAGAAATCATCGATCAAAACAATACAGACAGCATTAGCTGTTTATTATCGAAACGTTTCAATATATTTGTGTGATTTCTTAAGATCATAATTCTCAGTATGTCAGTGTTTATGGATGGATGTAGTCGTGTAGTGGGTAATCTTAATATTCAAACATCTTTATGTGAAATAATTAACTAAATCAACTTTTTATGATCctgcgttttttatttattaacgtTTTGCAGATTTTACAAGGTTCGTGTAAACCTATGACTaactgtatgtatatattgttAGGAAAACCTAAAATATAAAGGTTTGCCAAGTTATATTGCAGTCAAGTTATATTTTCTAAAATGCAATCGTAAAAGTAAGGCTTGAATCATTGAATTCAATTGATTTGACATCCtttttcataattaaattatgaatacCTCTAGAAAGACCTGATGGTGAAGCAGTTTATTcagggtagaaaaaaaaaaaacaactaaattataacatttttcaGATTTTGCAAGGTTTATGTAACCTATGCATGTTCAGAAAAACATGGAATTTGggaaaaatataaaactatttgtACTTCTCTAGTTCACACAAGGTTGTCTAACGAGCTAATGTTTTGTTGTAGATGATGGCGCCTTCTAAGATGAAGCTGCGTGTGAGGAAGAGAGACAGCGCTAGCAGATCTTCTCAGCGTTTATTAGCCAACGCTTCGCCTGATTCCAAATGCCCCATCTGCCTCGACGGCTTCAAAAACGTGGCGTCGCTGGACCGCTGCCTGCATCAGTTCTGTTTCCGCTGCATCCACGAGTGGTCCAAGAACAAAGCCGAGTGTCCGCTCTGTAAGCAGCCCTTCCACTCCATATTCCACTCCGTTAAAGGGGAAAACGACTTTAAGGAGTTCGTGCTGCGTCCGCCGGAGAACGGAGCGCCTGTGAACGCCGATCCGCCGGAGCGTGTGCTCCGCCCCCGAGTTCTCCGAGGCCGTGAGAGGCGGAGCCACAGAGTGCAAAACCCCGCCCCTTCCTCATCCCCTCCGTTAGAGGATGACGTTATGTTCGATGGGCTGACGGACGCAGCGGCGCTTGCGGGGAACCAAGACGTACAGCAGATGGTGCTGCGGTTAACAGCGCGCAGACATGGGCGTGGCGAGGGGCGGAGCTTGCGGCGTTTGCGCGACCAAGATGTTGTGGCATTCCGACGTGCGCTTTATAGAACTGGCGTGCGAGTGCGCAACTCGAGGGACGCCGGCAGGCAGAGGGACATTTCGGCTACATTCTTGCGACAAAATCCCGGCTGTTTGCGACGACTGTTACCTTGGCTTCAGCGCGAGCTCACCGTTTTGTACGGTTCGCACGGCTCGCTGGTGAACATCGTGCAGAACATCATCATCTCGCGCATCATGAACTACAACATGGAGGACTCGGCCATCCGAGACGAGCTCCGCCCCTTCCTGCTGGCGCGCACCGACCACTTCCTGCACGAGCTGGTGAGCTTCGCCCGCTCCACCCTCAACATGGAGGCGTACGACCAGCAGGCCGTCTACGACTGTCCCGCTCCCAGCTACGAGGAGGGCAGCAGCTCGGACCTTTCTGTTATCGCCATCTCCGAGGTGAGACTTGCAAACATcaaatattatgttttgtaaattaGTTTCTGAGTTAATTTCCTTCTCGTATTCTAAGGTGCCATAGAATtattgaaattgccacttttaggctACAAGCCAAAACATGCTGTTTATGTGTaggtcccctttaaatgaaaatgagctggtgctcccaCCTCCCAGTTTTCCCGGAGAATTGGGCTACGCAGGATGAATTGACCCCAATAATGTGAAATTTAGTGCATTGAATGCGAATTTTACTGGAGGATCCCTGccgaaaaacatgtattttaccaAAGAACCCCACTCGAAATACTAATTGACtagttttgggctagttttgagtagcagtTGGGGGGGATTTTGTTGTGAGATTTTAGTATTGTATTTGGTTTTGCCACAATGCCCATTTTGTGTCATAGCCCACTATAAAATGTGGGTTGCACAGACATTTACAAAAACCTCAACATGTTACCACAAGATGGTTCTTAATCTCcccaaacaaaaacagatttttaaaaatttataaatttaaaaaaaatggccaaGCAACCTCCTTTGGACCATTTGAGATGGATTGATCCTGAAAGCAGCAACCAGAAGGTGTCAAgcaccaaaaaattaaaaacgtAATTTCTTGTTCCTTTTCCTCCATTTTTCCTCCTCCACGGTGAGAAGTAATGCACAAAAAAGTGTccaccaaatgcataaatactgtTTAGTATGTCTATATTTCTCTAAAAATTGTATTAACTCATGATGACTTTGTGTGAGGAAGAGTACATTGTGAAGTGTTCTGACAGTATGTTTCCGTTTATTGTAAGCAGATGTAATCTGTTTCTGGTTCAGTTTATCCAAGTCTTCATTGTTGTCTCTTCTCACAGGATGAGGATGATAACGACAGTGAGGACAATGTCACGGAGAATCCTTCTGCCGTCCAGGAACGCCTTGCATCCGTTGCCACAGCAAGTGGAGCAGAAAGTTTGCCAAGTCAGTCGGCGTGGGATGATGAGACGCCTGGTCCCTCCTATTCAACCCTCCTCCCCTCTACCAGCCTATCACAGGATGAGGGGGCGGAGCCAATCACAAGCACAGCCCCTCCCCTCAGTGCCCTGGATATGACTGACCCTGTGACGAGTGGCAGAGTGTCAGCTGGACCGGGTGAAGATGACGTAGAGGAAGAGTGCCTGATTGTGGGATACGTGAAACCAATGGCCGAACGGACTCCAGAACTTGTTCAGCTCTCCTCAGACTCGTCTGAAGAAGAGCAAGAGCCAGCCACCTCTGAGACAATGGCATCAGTTATGAAATCAGAGGCATCCCAAATGCAGCTCCCGTTACAGTCCCACATGAACCCAATTAGCCCTAGCTCCTCCCCAAGCCCTGCTCCCTTGTGCAGTCCACAGCATTTACTCTCAGATGGAGTCGGGTCACACAGCATAGAACGAGAGACTGACTACTTGTCCTCCCGCGGTCACTGGTCCAAAGATGGTTCACATTCACGGCAGAGTCAAGATGACTTCAGATTCAGAGGTCACAAGAGGCACAGAAGCCATCGGCGCTCTGGCAGCAAAGAGAGGGATAAGAGTTTAGAACAACCTCGGGGGATCAAGACCCCAGATTGCTCGCCAAGCCAAACACGGAGCTGGACACAAAGCCCGGAAGTGTCCGTGTGGAGCTGTAGCCCTGTCTCTAAGTCACACAGTAGCGACTGCTCTCCTTCTCGAAATAAGAGCGGAGAGCATTCGTGCCATACAAGAGAGAGATTCTCACACTCTCCTTCCAACTCCAGAAGGAAGAGAACCAAGGAAAAGAGGACTAGGTCACCCGACTTGGACTGGTTCCCAGGACTCGATGGTTCCCACCGTATCTGTGAGGCAAAGCGTTGTCGTAAACGCCGTAAGCGTTCAGTCAGTAGCAGCAGTGCTGATTCGCACTCCGAAAGATCCTGTCTGGATAAACCCAGTGGCAAACGCAAGTACAAAACCCGGCACTTGGAGCGAGCAGCTCAGCGGCAGCACAAGGAAGGAACCTCAAGCAAAGAAAAGCGACACAGAGAGCGCCGACGAAGCAGGGAACGATCTCCAAGTGTGGAGATCATCTATGAACGAGGGCCGCCTGACCCTTACTGTGTCCAGCGGAGGAAGAAGAAGCACCGGAAGCGAAGAAAGGAGCTGCGTTCTCCCACTGTGATCACGATCGATAGCGACAGCGACCGGACCATCGACTGTCTGGACCGCGTCATGGACGTTATAGACCAAACCGCAGCTGATGTCGAACAGAGGGATGAGACTCCTGAGCAAGATCCCATCCAGA is a genomic window of Carassius auratus strain Wakin chromosome 23, ASM336829v1, whole genome shotgun sequence containing:
- the LOC113041636 gene encoding E3 ubiquitin-protein ligase Topors-like; translation: MMAPSKMKLRVRKRDSASRSSQRLLANASPDSKCPICLDGFKNVASLDRCLHQFCFRCIHEWSKNKAECPLCKQPFHSIFHSVKGENDFKEFVLRPPENGAPVNADPPERVLRPRVLRGRERRSHRVQNPAPSSSPPLEDDVMFDGLTDAAALAGNQDVQQMVLRLTARRHGRGEGRSLRRLRDQDVVAFRRALYRTGVRVRNSRDAGRQRDISATFLRQNPGCLRRLLPWLQRELTVLYGSHGSLVNIVQNIIISRIMNYNMEDSAIRDELRPFLLARTDHFLHELVSFARSTLNMEAYDQQAVYDCPAPSYEEGSSSDLSVIAISEDEDDNDSEDNVTENPSAVQERLASVATASGAESLPSQSAWDDETPGPSYSTLLPSTSLSQDEGAEPITSTAPPLSALDMTDPVTSGRVSAGPGEDDVEEECLIVGYVKPMAERTPELVQLSSDSSEEEQEPATSETMASVMKSEASQMQLPLQSHMNPISPSSSPSPAPLCSPQHLLSDGVGSHSIERETDYLSSRGHWSKDGSHSRQSQDDFRFRGHKRHRSHRRSGSKERDKSLEQPRGIKTPDCSPSQTRSWTQSPEVSVWSCSPVSKSHSSDCSPSRNKSGEHSCHTRERFSHSPSNSRRKRTKEKRTRSPDLDWFPGLDGSHRICEAKRCRKRRKRSVSSSSADSHSERSCLDKPSGKRKYKTRHLERAAQRQHKEGTSSKEKRHRERRRSRERSPSVEIIYERGPPDPYCVQRRKKKHRKRRKELRSPTVITIDSDSDRTIDCLDRVMDVIDQTAADVEQRDETPEQDPIQNASFTLDSSNPQSEPSSPMSRGDPTNEPTLNLDDCVVDVVDHSSSDCSRNMGSSNHGGFIPDPFTVDSTMMAPPSDVRLLETILKDLVDILPETEQEIEPRSPGQQEHAFSQRKDQSETRRDVENLENTDGSGPEESPTKTAS